TCaacaggaagacctcagacagtggtctttccccaatgtgccttggtggcagctgccccaagctttagtgcatctctcagcacgtagtcctagaccttggaatgtgccagtctgcaacacttgttTGGGGTTAACcgcttgttctggaagaccaacaagttttgggtAGACCAAAGAGTGCCtatcaccgagttgatggtcctccaaattgatgtttgtcttggtgtgtgtCCTGGAGAACAGACCaaagagcacagagtcctgcgtcACGGAGTTGCTCGGGACAACCCTCAACACAAACCATTGCATTttcctccaaatgtcttttgcaaaggcacattcctgCAGGAGATTTGTGACAGTCTCCACCTTCTGGAGCCACATCGTGGGCAGTGTGCTGTGGCACAGACTGGCCAggtgtacatgaaggatctcacaggcccTTCTTACCACTGGCCaagtgatgtcttggtgcttgttgaaaAGTTCTAGTATTGAggtattctgccaaatgactttgacggtctgctcagggaacaacccaATAGGATCCACTCTCCCTTTTCCCCGCAGGATCTCGAAGACGCTGTgtactgaccacttcctgatggactggtGGTTAAAGGTGCTTCTCTTTGCAAATTCCTCGAAGGACAGGTGACACAGAACGTTCCAACTACTTGAGGGGTGTTCCATGGCAGTGAGGCCAGAGCCTGGCAGTGAGGCCAGAGCCATCTTTCGCAACATCAatgacaggtagaacctcagtacgtagtgacatttggtgtttgtgtaccgagGGGACACAGCTTGATGCAAAGGTAGCCATCAGGGCAAGAGCGACGTTGCGTACATTCTTCCCCCTCTTATCTAGAGTTTTGTACGTGCTGTCCTTGCAGACTTGTCTATCTTAGGCTTCCagttgaagtggaagatggctcggGTGATTGAAACAGCGTAAATTTGGGGGATTGGCCAGTCCTGCACCACGTACAACAACAGACAGAGCCTCACACCTGATCGTCAGGTTTTTACCCACTGTGGAGAGGGAGAGGTGCTCCCAAAAGCCCTGTCATTCTACAAAAACCCCACTGTTGTGaggatcaatagacaatagacaataggtgcaggagtaggccattctgcccttcaagcctgcaccaccattcaatatgatcatggctgatcatccttaatcagtatcctgttcctgccttatctccacaacccttgattccactatccttgagagctctatccaaccctttcttaaatgaatccagaNNNNNNNNNNNNNNNNNNNNNNNNNNNNNNNNNNNNNNNNNNNNNNNNNNNNNNNNNNNNNNNNNNNNNNNNNNNNNNNNNNNNNNNNNNNNNNNNNNNNNNNNNNNNNNNNNNNNNNNNNNNNNNNNNNNNNNNNNNNNNNNNNNNNNNNNNNNNNNNNNNNNNNNNNNNNNNNNNNNNNNNNNNNNNNNNNNNNNNNNNNNNNNNNNNNNNNNNNNNNNNNNNNNNNNNNNNNNNNNNNNNNNNNNNNNNNNNNNNNNNNNNNNNNNNNNNNNNNNNNNNNNNNNNNNNNNNNNNNNNNNNNNNNNNNNNNNNNNNNNNNNNNNNNNNNNNNNNNNNNNNNNNNNNNNNNNNNNNNNNNNNNNNNNNNNNNNNNNNNNNNNNNNNNNNNNNNNNNNNNNNNNNNNNNNNNNNNNNNNNNNNNNNNNNNNNNNNNNNNNNNNNNNNNNNNNNNNNNNNNNNNNNNNNNNNNNNNNNNNNNNNNNNNNNNNNNNNNNNNNNNNNNNNNNNNNNNNNNNNNNNNNNNNNNNNNNNNNNNNNNNNNNNNNNNNNNNNNNNNNNNNNNNNNNNNNNNNNNNNNNNNNNNNNNNNNNNNNNNNNNNNNNNNNNNNNNNNNNNNNNNNNNNNNNNNNNNNNNNNNNNNNNNNNNNNNNNNNNNNNNNNNNNNNNNNNNNNNNNNNNNNNNNNNNNNNNNNNNNNNNNNNNNNNNNNNNNNNNNNNNNNNNNNNNNNNNNNNNNNNNNNNNNNNNNNNNNNNNNNNNNNNNNNNNNNNNNNNNNNNNNNNNNNNNNNNNNNNNNNNNNNNNNNNNNNNNNNNNNNNNNNNNNNNNNNNNNNNNNNNNNNNNNNNNNNNNNNNNNNNNNNNNNNNNNNNNNNNNNNNNNNNNNNNNNNNNNNNNNNNNNNNNNNNNNNNNNNNNNNNNNNNNNNNNNNNNNNNNNNNNNNNNNNNNNNNNNNNNNNNNNNNNNNNNNNNNNNNNNNNNNNNNNNNNNNNNNNNNNNNNNNNNNNNNNNNNNNNNNNNNNNNNNNNNNNNNNNNNNNNNNNNNNNNNNNNNNNNNNNNNNNNNNNNNNNNNNNNNNNNNNNNNNNNNNNNNNNNNNNNNNNNNNNNNNNNNNNNNNNNNNNNNNNNNNNNNNNNNNNNNNNNNNNNNNNNNNNNNNNNNNNNNNNNNNNNNNNNNNNNNNNNNNNNNNNNNNNNNNNNNNNNNNNNNNNNNNNNNNNNNNNNNNNNNNNNNNNNNNNNNNNNNNNNNNNNNNNNNNNNNNNNNNNNNNNNNNNNNNNNNNNNNNNNNNNNNNNNNNNNNNNNNNNNNNNNNNNNNNNNNNNNNNNNNNNNNNNNNNNNNNNNNNNNNNNNNNNNNNNNNNNNNNNNNNNNNNNNNNNNNNNNNNNNNNNNNNNNNNNNNNNNNNNNNNNNNNNNNNNNNNNNNNNNNNNNNNNNNNNNNNNNNNNNNNNNNNNNNNNNNNNNNNNNNNNNNNNNNNNNNNNNNNNNNNNNNNNNNNNNNNNNNNNNNNNNNNNNNNNNNNNNNNNNNNNNNNNNNNNNNNNNNNNNNNNNNNNNNNNNNNNNNNNNNNNNNNNNNNNNNNNNNNNNNNNNNNNNNNNNNNNNNNNNNNNNNNNNNNNNNNNNNNNNNNNNNNNNNNNNNNNNNNNNNNNNNNNNNNNNNNNNNNNNNNNNNNNNNNNNNNNNNNNNNNNNNNNNNNNNNNNNNNNNNNNNNNNNNNNNNNNNNNNNNNNNNNNNNNNNNNNNNNNNNNNNNNNNNNNNNNNNNNNNNNNNNNNNNNNNNNNNNNNNNNNNNNNNNNNNNNNNNNNNNNNNNNNNNNNNNNNNNNNNNNNNNNNNNNNNNNNNNNNNNNNNNNNNNNNNNNNNNNNNNNNNNNNNNNNNNNNNNNNNNNNNNNNNNNNNNNNNNNNNNNNNNNNNNNNNNNNNNNNNNNNNNNNNNNNNNNNNNNNNNNNNNNNNNNNNNNNNNNNNNNNNNNNNNNNNNNNNNNNNNNNNNNNNNNNNNNNNNNNNNNNNNNNNNNNNNNNNNNNNNNNNNNNNNNNNNNNNNNNNNNNNNNNNNNNNNNNNNNNNNNNNNNNNNNNNNNNNNNNNNNNNNNNNNNNNNNNNNNNNNNNNNNNNNNNNNNNNNNNNNNNNNNNNNNNNNNNNNNNNNNNNNNNNNNNNNNNNNNNNNNNNNNNNNNNNNNNNNNNNNNNNNNNNNNNNNNNNNNNNNNNNNNNNNNNNNNNNNNNNNNNNNNNNNNNNNNNNNNNNNNNNNNNNNNNNNNNNNNNNNNNNNNNNNNNNNNNNNNNNNNNNNNNNNNNNNNNNNNNNNNNNNNNNNNNNNNNNNNNNNNNNNNNNNNNNNNNNNNNNNNNNNNNNNNNNNNNNNNNNNNNNNNNNNNNNNNNNNNNNNNNNNNNNNNNNNNNNNNNNNNNNNNNNNNNNNNNNNNNNNNNNNNNNNNNNNNNNNNNNNNNNNNNNNNNNNNNNNNNNNNNNNNNNNNNNNNNNNNNNNNNNNNNNNNNNNNNNNNNNNNNNNNNNNNNNNNNNNNNNNNNNNNNNNNNNNNNNNNNNNNNNNNNNNNNNNNNNNNNNNNNNNNNNNNNNNNNNNNNNNNNNNNNNNNNNNNNNNNNNNNNNNNNNNNNNNNNNNNNNNNNNNNNNNNNNNNNNNNNNNNNNNNNNNNNNNNNNNNNNNNNNNNNNNNNNNNNNNNNNNNNNNNNNNNNNNNNNNNNNNNNNNNNNNNNNNNNNNNNNNNNNNNNNNNNNNNNNNNNNNNNNNNNNNNNNNNNNNNNNNNNNNNNNNNNNNNNNNNNNNNNNNNNNNNNNNNNNNNNNNNNNNNNNNNNNNNNNNNNNNNNNNNNNNNNNNNNNNNNNNNNNNNNNNNNNNNNNNNNNNNNNNNNNNNNNNNNNNNNNNNNNNNNNNNNNNNNNNNNNNNNNNNNNNNNNNNNNNNNNNNNNNNNNNNNNNNNNNNNNNNNNNNNNNNNNNNNNNNNNNNNNNNNNNNNNNNNNNNNNNNNNNNNNNNNNNNNNNNNNNNNNNNNNNNNNNNNNNNNNNNNNNNNNNNNNNNNNNNNNNNNNNNNNNNNNNNNNNNNNNNNNNNNNNNNNNNNNNNNNNNNNNNNNNNNNNNNNNNNNNNNNNNNNNNNNNNNNNNNNNNNNNNNNNNNNNNNNNNNNNNNNNNNNNNNNNNNNNNNNNNNNNNNNNNNNNNNNNNNNNNNNNNNNNNNNNNNNNNNNNNNNNNNNNNNNNNNNNNgtgtccctccctcgttgtgtgtgcgcgtgtccctccctcgctgtgtgtgcgcgtgtccctccctctctctcgtactccctcccttcctctctctcctccctttctccctcggtcccccccctctctccctgcctccccGGGGAAGTGGGAAGAGACCGTGGCCGTGGACAAGCTGTTCAACACGATGAGAACGTACCGCGTGTGTAACGTGGACCGGCCCAACCAGGACAACTGGTTACGGAGCGCCTACATCGGCCGTGGGGAGGCGCAGATGGTTTATGTCGATCTGCGGTTTACCATCAGGGACTGCAGCTCCATACCTGGCACCGACGGATCGTGCCGGGAGACCTTCGGCCTTTACTATGGCGAGGCGGACTCCGACGGTGAGCCCTCGGCCCGTACGGCCACCCAGCTGAAGGCCGCCTTCACCAAGGCCCGGGACATCACCGCCGAGCACGTCTTCGCCCTCAACGGGATGGGCAAGGTCAACAGGGCGACCGTGCCGATCGGCCCACTCACCGGGGCGGGCTTCCGCTTGGCGTTCCGGGACCGGGGAGCCTGCGTCAACCTCCTGTCCGTGCGGGCCTCCTTCCGCAAGTGCCCGGCCACCGTCGTCAACCTGGCCCGGTTCCCGGAGACGGCGGCGGGGCCCAGCCTCAGCTCGCTGGCCGTGAGCCATGGCACATGCGTGGCCAATGCCACGGAGAGTTCCTTCCCCGTGAAGATGCACTGCACTAGTGAGGGAGACTGGATAGTGCCCGTCGGGGGCTGCGAGTGTAGGCCTGGTTACCGCAGCAACGAGGAGCTCACCGCTTGCACAGGTAACGGGGTCAGCCGATTGACCCAGGGATGGGGTTAACTTTCTATAGGTTCCTTCCACCACCCCCGATTCCTCCTGTCACGAGAATGGGATTTACCGCTGTGAGGTGTCGCGGTTTGGTGGTGAATTGTTGGTGTAGTAAacggcgaagagggttacctcagagtacagcaggatctggaccagatgggccaatgggctgagaagtggcagatggataaatgtgaggtgctgcactttgggaaagcaaatcagggcaggacttatacacttaatggtaaggtcctagggagtgttgctgaacaaagagaccttggagtgcaggttcatagctccttgaaagtggaggtagataggatagNNNNNNNNNNNNNNNNNNNNNNNNNNNNNNNNNNNNNNNNNNNNNNNNNNNNNNNNNNNNNNNNNNNNNNNNNNNNNNNNNNNNNNNNNNNNNNNNNNNNNNNNNNNNNNNNNNNNNNNNNNNNNNNNNNNNNNNNNNNNNNNNNNNNNNNNNNNNNNNNNNNNNNNNNNNNNNNNNNNNNNNNNNNNNNNNNNNNNNNNNNNNNNNNNNNNNNNNNNNNNNNNNNNNNNNNNNNNNNNNNNNNNNNNNNNNNNNNNNNNNNNNNNNNNNNNNNNNNNNNNNNNNNNNNNNNNNNNNNNNNNNNNNNNNNNNNNNNNNNNNNNNNNNNNNNNNNNNNNNNNNNNNNNNNNNNNNNNNNNNNNNNNNNNNNNNNNNNNNNNNNNNNNNNNNNNNNNNNNNNNNNNNNNNNNNNNNNNNNNNNNNNNNNNNNNNNNNNNNNNNNNNNNNNNNNNNNNNNNNNNNNNNNNNNNNNNNNNNNNNNNNNNNNNNNNNNNNNNNNNNNNNNNNNNNNNNNNNNNNNNNNNNNNNNNNNNNNNNNNNNNNNNNNNNNNNNNNNNNNNNNNNNNNNNNNNNNNNNNNNNNNNNNNNNNNNNNNNNNNNNNNNNNNNNNNNNNNNNNNNNNNNNNNNNNNNNNNNNNNNNNNNNNNNNNNNNNNNNNNNNNNNNNNNNNNNNNNNNNNNNNNNNNNNNNNNNNNNNNNNNNNNNNNNNNNNNNNNNNNNNNNNNNNNNNNNNNNNNNNNNNNNNNNNNNNNNNNNNNNNNNNNNNNNNNNNNNNNNNNNNNNNNNNNNNNNNNNNNNNNNNNNNNNNNNNNNNNNNNNNNNNNNNNNNNNNNNNNNNNNNNNNNNNNNNNNNccagggatgtgcaggttagggtggattggccgtgctaaattgtcccatagtgcccagggatgtgcaggttagggtggattggccgtgctaaattgtcccatagtgcccagggatgtgcaggttagggtggattggccgtgctaaattgtcccatagtgcccggggatgtgcaagttagggtgaattggccgtgctaaattgtcccatagtgcccagggatgtgtaggttagggtgaattggccgtgctaaattgtcccgctgtgcccagggatgtgcaggttagggtggattggccatgctaaattacccatggtgtccagagatgtgtagattagggtggattggctatgctaaattggccatactgcccagggatgtgcaggttagggtggattggccgtgctaaattgcccatactgcccagggatgtgcaggttagggtggattggctatgctaaattgcccatactgcccagggatatgcaggttagggtggattggccatgctaaattgcccatagtgtccacggatgagcagactaggtggattagccatgggtaaatgccaggttacagggatatggagtgggtgggatgttttttggagggttagtgtggactcgatgtgccgaatggcctacttccacactgtagggattctatgatcctatgaatGGCCATGTGGCCTCAATTGGATTTTCTTTGCTTAAGGTGAGGCACCTATACCCAAAATTAAACTGAAAATGAAAGCACACTGTTGAGTTTCTACTTGACAATGACGCACTGAACCAGATCCTCCCATTCCTTCCTGCAGAGATTGAAGAGCAAGCAACCGTCTTTGAGCTGGGGTCAGAGCGGGGCCCTTCCCAGGATGCTTTGGACCCTTCCTGTGGCCAATTGGAAAGCCTGCTGCGAGTCAATCAGCAATGGTTGGAGGGGCAGGCCCAGGCTTTGAGTCACCTGACCCAGGCTGTGGAGGTCCTCAACTCTTCCCTGCTCGACATCTCAcagagacttcacctgctccTGAGGGGCCAACCTCAGACGCTACCAGACCCGGTGATTGCTCCCAATGTCAATGGCGGAAAGGAAAATTGAGCCTTCCTGACTTCACCTCATCAGACTGTGACAGTTCTTCGGACATCTGGACGTCAGTGAGAGTGGGGAAAACAAAACCTCCCTGTCCATCCGCACTCCTTTCCCTCTTCTCCCCGTGTTCACTTAATCGCAAAGCCCTAACTATCGTGAGATAGAATTGTACCTTCAGTGGTTCCTGCATTTCTTCCCCGTCAGTGCTTCATCTGAATGGCCAACTGAATAGTGAAGTAACCATGGCAATGAGGCAGCCGCCATCTTGAAAAGCTAACCACCTTAGCATGAGTCCACGTCCAATGAATCCCAATTCTCTGTACAGGATGCAAGCAAGGAAACGGGAGGAAGGAGCACGGGAAAAGCCAAGGGGGTATTATGTAATCCAGAGagccagctaatgttctgagggcccaggtttgaatcctgccatggcaggtgctagaatgtgaattcaataaaacaaaatctgcacttaagagtctaatggtgaccaggaatccattgtcaattgtcaaaaaaaaaccatctggttcactaatgtcctttagggaaggaaactgtcatccttacctggtctggctgacatgtgactccagacccacagcagcatGTCTGACTCTTAATGCCCTCTGGGGCGATTAGGATTGGGCaaaatgctggcctggctaatgatgccctcatcccgtgaacaATTACAAGAATAACCCAGCACATAAAACAGGCCCCAGCGACAGGCCCCTTTCAAAATGGCAGAACATCTTCAGTGGAGTTGCCATGACAACAAGGTGGCTGACACTTCtgcccctcccaccaccaccaatttTAAGGTGTAATTCAGAATTGACCCCTCTCTGTGAAGAATTCTAAGTCCCCAAATCTTGTCTGAAACAACATCACGGTGACCGAACTTAATTGAACACAATTAGTGGGTGAATCTCTCCCGTTGAGTCCTGCCCTCTTGAGGTCAACTCCTTTTAAGGTAAAACTGCCACATCCCTCAATCTTTCTCCCACTCAGTCTTGTGGTCCTGTGTTCGAGTTTCGTGGGGTGTTATCTGCAGAGAACGCACAAGATGCAATGCCGAGATTCCTCTGACAGCACCATCCGAACCGTGACCTCTCCCATCTAGACGGACATGGGTAGCTTAGGAACACCGCTCAAGATGTCCTCCATGCTACTCACTGTCTTGACTGGGAAATATGTtggtgttccttcagtgttgctgggtcaaaatcctggaagtgcACATCTTATGGCATCATGGGTGTCCTgacaccacacagactgcaacGTTTCAAGATGGCGGCTGATTGAAACCGTGATAGATGGACAATAATGTCCAACAATGCCCATACCAACAGGCCTCAGCCTGAACCAGTCGGGTGGTTCAGACACTCTTTACGTTTATCGGCTGATTGACGCTGGAATTAGCAATCctgaactcaaaacgttaactccgtttctctctctctccacacacgcTTGCcagaacttgctgagtttctccaactcttTCTGTTTTTACTCTAACCTTTTGGATTCTTCCACTGTGCCTGCCTCCCCGAGACTTTTTCTAATGGTTGGCTGGGATCTTTGTGTTGGGGGGAGGAGCGGTGTTCAGATTCACCCCCACGATGGGGAGGTGGGGCGGGAGGGTTTTACATGTCCGTTTGCCTAGAGGGAACCTCTCTTCTGTCGAATGGAGGAGGTTGTGGAAGTTGGAGGTGAGTGGCTGGGAGGTTTCAAGATGGCAGTTTAGTTGTTTGAAGGCACCCAGAGAATGGGAAGTTCATAAATCTGTTAGCTATCAGCCATTGGAATGACAGAACCAGCTCAAGGGGCAGAGTGGCCTTCTCCTGTACCTACGTAACATTAtatgattttaaaacagtgataggtaagttcttgattTCCAAGAgggtcaaaggttacagggagaaagtgggaaaattggTCTGAAAAATCtaccagccatgatcaaatgggccaaatggcttaatttctgctcctacggtTTTAGAGATGTCCGGTGGTCCTGAGCGATGTGTGGCTGGGGCCAACCCTTGATCATCCTATAGTGGACATTGAAGAccgttatctaagattacaaagagatcttgatcaattgggtcaatgggctgaggagtggcagagggagtttaagttggataaatgtgaggtactgcattttggtaaaacaaaggcaggacttatacagttaatggtaatgGCCCTGGTTAGAGAAACCTAAGGGttgaggtacataattctttgaaatttgcgtcacaggtagacatggtggttaagaaggtgtttaacacttgtcttcattgctcagacctttgagtataggggttgggacgtcatgttgaagttgtacaggacgttggtgaggcctgttctggagcactgtatgcagttctggtttcccctgttatgggaaagatattattaaactggagagagttcagaaaagatttaccatgttgccaggaatggagagttcgagatataaaaatagactgaaaggctggaacttttttcactgctGGGATGTTAGAAGCAACTGCATTGCACACCCTCCATCAGTTTTGACTCCATTAAAGTCTGCTCAGAGATGCTTTACTTTGTCGAATAGCTGGTTTTGCTCATGAAGAAGAACCATTTGGTTGACATCATCTTACTTTAACAACTTCCCTCACCTTAACGACGATCACTCTCTCACTTCAACAATGacctctctcaccttaacaaCGACCCTCCCTCACTTTATGATGATCTCCCTCATCTTAACAATGACCTCCCTCACCTTAATTAAACCTCCCCCACTTTAacaatgacccttcctcacctGAACAACAACCTCCCTCACTTTAACAACGACCTCCCTCACCTTAACAACGACCCTACCTCACCCCTTAACAACCTCCTCACCTTAACAATGACGTCTTTCACCTTAACAACATCCCTTCCTCACCGTAACGACAAACCTTCCTCACTTTAACAACGATCTCCCTCACCCCTTAACGACCTCCCTCACTCCTTAACAACGACCTCCCTCACTCCTTAACAACGACCTCCCTCACTCCTTAACAACCTCCCTCACCCCTTAACGACCTCCCTCACCCCTTAACAACGACCTCTCTCGCTTTAACAATGACCTCCCTCACCTTAACAACAACCCTCCCTCAATACTTGAAACGGTCAAATCTGAAGCAGGAAAGTTTGCTTCTTCCATTAAAAAATGTTCACAAGATGGGAATCCGTTTGAGATGGAGGAAATGGTGACGGTGTTCAGGAACTGGATGAAATCAGATCGTAAGGTCTGTTCTGTTCCTCTCCTGAACCACAATCACTGAATATCATTGTGTGATAGGAACCATTTTGATGCACTTATCTATGAAAGATTGGAGTTTTTGTCTCTTGACCTGATGCTTTATGACAGAATCAAATCAGCTTTCATTTAATCATTCTCCCACATTTAATTGAACAACAAAGTGTTTAATGTATTCCTGGATCAAAGGTCAAGGCTCCAGGTCTCAATGTGAGGACAGGGCCCCGGCTCCCAGTGTGGGACAGGGCCCTAGGCCTCAGTATGAAGACAGTGCTCAAGGCCCCACTGTGGGGACAGGGCCCCAGGCCTCATTGGGAGGACAAGGCCCCAGGCCCCAGTGTGGGGATAGGACTCCAACTCCCAGTGTGAGGACAGGGCCCCGGCTCCCAGTGTAAGGACAGGTCCCCAGGCCCCAGTGTGGGGACAAGGCCTCAGACCCAGCTGGAAGTCAGCCCCAAGTCCTAGTGTGAAGGGAGGAGTTTGCAACAATCCTTTACAAATAAGAACTAATAACTGGTGAGACTCTCATGTTCAAACAGCCGGGAAACATTGTTAATGGTGTCAGAAGCCAGTTATACAAATTATTTACAGAACATTGGAAGATACAACATTTAAACTGATAACAAACAGAGAAGCAGGGAATAATTCAACTGGAGATCTTAACGCCACACAATATCTGATGTGACAGCCTGCTCAGTAACCCTGCAATACTCCCCACCACAACCCCTCTGCGCCTCCAGGATTAAATCCTCCCGCTCCTTCTGGTTCTGAGGCACACGGAGCAGATATTCCTGGGTTTTAATAAGGAAACTCCTGGTCTGTTGGCTCAAGTCGGCCAAGACGGTGCAGTCTGGGCACCTTGGACAACCTCCCTTGGACTCTCTGAGGTGCATAATGAAGAACCCCCACTGTTTCTAAGAGGGACAGGCAGGGCAGGGGGGGAATCCTGCTGGTGTCCTGGGTTGATAGTCAGCCCTCAGCTAACAACGGTAAATTCCTGGGAGCTTGCTTTGCTCAAATGAACCGTCGCAATTTCCGAAAATACCACAGGTCCCACGCTTCTAAAGCACGCCGCCAGTTGCAAAGCACTCTgggaggttgtgaaaggtgccatataaatgcccCCTCTTTAAACTGGCCTCAGGCACCGATGAGCAGACCCAAAACCTTCCTTCTCAAGCCAGGAAGAAAACAAAGGGGAATTACGGGCTCCCTAAGGCTTTTGTCCTGTGGgccttgaaatttggcattcttgcgttTGGGTCCTGACGAgtgcagtgtaggagagagagaagCTGCTGGTGGCTTCCTCCATAGCAACACCTAGTcccaatcagagttgacttgcaAACCAATCGCACCCCTTGCCCCGCAACCCCACCCGAGCAGTAGAAATTGTATTGGCAGTTtggaaatttggtattcttgtatCTGTATCCTGATGGGCTCA
The window above is part of the Chiloscyllium plagiosum isolate BGI_BamShark_2017 unplaced genomic scaffold, ASM401019v2 scaf_5247, whole genome shotgun sequence genome. Proteins encoded here:
- the LOC122547592 gene encoding ephrin type-B receptor 3-like is translated as MRTYRVCNVDRPNQDNWLRSAYIGRGEAQMVYVDLRFTIRDCSSIPGTDGSCRETFGLYYGEADSDGEPSARTATQLKAAFTKARDITAEHVFALNGMGKVNRATVPIGPLTGAGFRLAFRDRGACVNLLSVRASFRKCPATVVNLARFPETAAGPSLSSLAVSHGTCVANATESSFPVKMHCTSEGDWIVPVGGCECRPGYRSNEELTACTEIEEQATVFELGSERGPSQDALDPSCGQLESLLRVNQQWLEGQAQALSHLTQAVEVLNSSLLDISQRLHLLLRGQPQTLPDPVIAPNVNGGKEN